From the genome of uncultured Desulfovibrio sp.:
AAAGCACGGTATCTTCTGGCAGATCACGGCGGGCGCGCATACCGAGCACCTCGTCGTAATTACGAGGGGAGATGCCGTGCGCGGGGCGCTTCCAGGTAAGATCGGCAGCGGTCAGCGGCTGACCGGCAGGCACGGCCCGCGCCGTCACCAGAGAGCGGCGGGCATGCTGACGTGCGGGTTCTTCTTCCGGCAGAGCACGCAGTTCCATACCGCCCACGCTGGTCAGCGTGGCGTTGAGGCGCTTGTAGAAATGCTTGAGGTCTTCCTTGTCCATGGCATGATAGTGGTCATTGCCGGGCAAAGTTTTGTCGTGCGAAAAATGTTTTTCAAGAATACGCGCGCCCAGCAGGGTGGCGGTTTCAAGAATATGCATGTCGTTGGGCAGGGTGTGGTCGGAATAGCCGATGACATGCTGGGGGAAATGCCGCTTGAGCGCGGGGATCATGCCCAGGGCCGCGTTTTCGTCCGCAGTGGGATAGTTGAGCACGCAGTGCAGCAGGGCCAGCTTGTTGCCCTTTTCTTCAATCCATTCCACGGCTTCTGCAATTTCGTGCAGATGCGCCGCGCCTGTGGAGAGAATAATGGGCTTTTTGAAATCGCAAAGAATGCGGATAAATGGCTTGTTGGTGATGTCGGACGAGGAAATCTTGAACACGTCCATGAGGTCGTTGAGAAAGTGCGCCGACTCCACGTCAAAAGGCGTGGACATGAAGGCAATGCCCGCAGCGTCGCAATATTTCTTGAGGGCTTCAAATTCGTTCTTCCAGAAAGAATCGTGCTTCTTGAAGAGCTCGTACTGGCTGGAAGTAGGTTCCTTGGAGGTGTCCCAGTAGGCAGGAGAATCCTTGGAGGCCAGGGTTCCTGCCTTGTAGGTCTGGAACTTGATGGCATTGGCCCCGCCCTCGGCGGCCTCGTCAACCAGACGGCGGGCAATTTCCATGCTGCCCTCGTGGTTCACGCCAGCCTCGGCAATGACATAGGGAACGGGAATGTGGGTTTCCTGAGTGGGGACGTCGAATATTTCCATGAGTTTCATGCTCATTTCCTCTCTGATGAATGATTGGTGAAAACTATACTCCCGCAAGATGTAAAAGAAAAGCACACGCTGCGGCCCATTCATATAACATTTTATAATAACTACATATTTAAACTATCCAGGAGTTTTACCCAACGCTCTTTACCTGCGGCCCGCCTGCGGATATGTTCTTTGCCCAAACTCATAAAGGATGCAGACATGGCGCACAGCAAGACACTTCGTATCGTTCTGGCCACGCAAAATGCGGGCAAGGTTCGCGAACTGGCCGACCCGCTGACCGAATTCGGCGTGGAAGTTCTGGGGCTTTCGTCCTTTCCTGAAATTGGCGACATTGAAGAAACCGGTACCACATTTGAAGAAAACGCTCTCATTAAAGCCCGGGCCGTGGCGGCCCTGACCGGCCTTGTGAGCGTTGCCGATGACTCCGGCCTGGAAGTGGACGCCCTGGACGGCGCACCGGGCGTGTACTCTGCCCGCTATTCCGATGACTGGGAGAGCCTGCCCGGCGAAAGCCGAGATACCCGCAACATCCGCAAGCTGCTGCACGCAATGGCCGCAGTACCCGCTGAAAAACGCGGCTGCCGCTTTGTCAGCTGCATGGCCGCCGCCAAGCCCAATGGCGATGAAATGGTGGTGCGCGGCACATGGGAAGGCACCCTG
Proteins encoded in this window:
- a CDS encoding N-acetylneuraminate synthase family protein, which encodes MKLMEIFDVPTQETHIPVPYVIAEAGVNHEGSMEIARRLVDEAAEGGANAIKFQTYKAGTLASKDSPAYWDTSKEPTSSQYELFKKHDSFWKNEFEALKKYCDAAGIAFMSTPFDVESAHFLNDLMDVFKISSSDITNKPFIRILCDFKKPIILSTGAAHLHEIAEAVEWIEEKGNKLALLHCVLNYPTADENAALGMIPALKRHFPQHVIGYSDHTLPNDMHILETATLLGARILEKHFSHDKTLPGNDHYHAMDKEDLKHFYKRLNATLTSVGGMELRALPEEEPARQHARRSLVTARAVPAGQPLTAADLTWKRPAHGISPRNYDEVLGMRARRDLPEDTVLSWADLDRA
- the rdgB gene encoding RdgB/HAM1 family non-canonical purine NTP pyrophosphatase → MAHSKTLRIVLATQNAGKVRELADPLTEFGVEVLGLSSFPEIGDIEETGTTFEENALIKARAVAALTGLVSVADDSGLEVDALDGAPGVYSARYSDDWESLPGESRDTRNIRKLLHAMAAVPAEKRGCRFVSCMAAAKPNGDEMVVRGTWEGTLLESPHGDNGFGYDPIFFDPSARKSAAELTRDEKNARSHRGNALRALLARWAEFMH